Proteins encoded in a region of the Suricata suricatta isolate VVHF042 chromosome 10, meerkat_22Aug2017_6uvM2_HiC, whole genome shotgun sequence genome:
- the CD9 gene encoding CD9 antigen, with protein MPVKGGTKCIKYLLFGFNFIFWLAGIAVLAVGLWLRFDSQTKSIFEQDSQPSSFYTGVYILIGAGALMMLVGFLGCCGAVQESQCMLGLFFGFLLVIFAIEIAAAIWGYSHKDEVIQEVQKFYKDTYNKLKSKDEPQRDTLKAIHYALDCCGVAGGVEQFISDICPQKDILSSVTMKPCPEAIKEVFQNKFHIIGAVGIGIAVVMIFGMIFSMILCCAIRRSREMV; from the exons CTTGCCGGGATCGCGGTCCTTGCTGTTGGACTATGGCTCCGATTCGACTCTCAAACCAAGAGCATCTTCGAGCAAGACAGTCAGCCTTCCAGCTTCTACACAG GAGTTTATATTCTGATTGGAGCCGGTGCCCTCATGATGCTGGTGGGTTTCCTGGGCTGCTGTGGGGCCGTGCAAGAGTCCCAGTGCATGCTGGGATTG TTCTTCGGCTTCCTCTTGGTGATATTTGCCATTGAAATAGCTGCGGCCATCTGGGGATATTCCCACAAAGACGAG GTGATTCAGGAAGTCCAGAAGTTTTACAAAGACACCTACAACAAGCTGAAATCCAAGGATGAGCCACAGCGGGACACCCTGAAAGCCATCCACTATGCA CTGGACTGCTGTGGTGTGGCTGGTGGAGTAGAACAGTTTATCTCCGACATTTGCCCCCAGAAGGATATACTGTCCTCCGTCACAATGaag CCCTGCCCTGAAGCCATAAAAGAAGTCTTTCAGAACAAATTCCACATCATCGGTGCGGTGGGCATCGGGATTGCCGTGGTGATG ATATTTGGCATGATCTTCAGTATGATCCTGTGCTGCGCTATCCGCAGGAGCCGGGAGATGGTCTAG